From Carya illinoinensis cultivar Pawnee chromosome 5, C.illinoinensisPawnee_v1, whole genome shotgun sequence, one genomic window encodes:
- the LOC122310094 gene encoding putative F-box protein At1g67623: MDLLKAKKTITDHQYKQLRGSTSIISLPDELLTEVLAEVGSASFTDLYNAKLSCKDFLKLSEEDKIFQCVSLDKFSAIPCNANPKISSFLERCKECRNPESLYRQGMLDYFHQGMTESGLEYLKRAAEKGHMEATYVYSIILLCLGDDNDDHRESKLKGMKILSSLKAKSERQRMKECRERIKRMMWICMWSLKKNIIVRRQQSCLGKEPCKIQKIKNGWLTTDEEVDEYDDVLCESCRCNREITWFCNGQLGTDHYSF, from the coding sequence ATGGATTTGCTGAAGGCGAAGAAGACAATAACAGATCATCAATACAAGCAGCTTCGGGGTTCGACCTCCATCATATCTCTTCCTGATGAATTGCTGACGGAAGTTCTTGCAGAGGTCGGCTCGGCTTCTTTCACCGATTTATACAATGCAAAACTGAGTTGCAaagattttctcaaactatcggaggaagataaaatatttcaatgcGTATCCCTGGATAAATTTTCTGCGATTCCATGCAATGCAAACCCCAAAATCTCGTCATTCTTGGAACGCTGCAAAGAATGCAGAAACCCCGAGTCGTTGTATAGACAAGGAATGCTCGATTATTTCCATCAAGGCATGACAGAATCAGGATTGGAGTATTTGAAAAGAGCGGCAGAGAAAGGACACATGGAGGCAACCTACGTTTACAGTATTATTCTGCTATGTTTGGGAGATGATAATGATGATCATCGTGAATCAAAGCTGAAAGGTATGAAGATTTTATCTTCTTTGAAGGCTAAATCGGAGCGCCAGAGAATGAAAGAATGCCGAGAGAGAATTAAGAGAATGATGTGGATATGCATGTGGTCGCTAAAAAAGAACATCATCGTTAGAAGACAACAATCGTGTCTGGGTAAGGAACCATGCAAGATACAAAAGATCAAGAACGGATGGCTGACAACGGACGAGGAGGTGGATGAATATGACGATGTACTTTGCGAAAGTTGCAGATGCAATCGTGAAATAACTTGGTTCTGTAATGGGCAGCTTGGAACAGATCATTATTCTTTCTAg